One genomic segment of Cellulophaga sp. HaHaR_3_176 includes these proteins:
- a CDS encoding alpha/beta fold hydrolase, producing MWHFITPSFTDNYKIILFDYVGSGHSDLSAYNIQKYDSLYGYAQDVIDICHELNLHNVVFVGHSVSSIIGTLASLQSPDIFERLIFVSPSPRYINDMNYNGGFSKEDLEGLLEVMSNNYTGWANLLAPMVMQNSERPSLTKELENSFCTSDPFITRQFAKVTFFSDNREDLKKIKIPTLILQCTDDAIAPSNVGAYIHQQITGSTLVKMNAKGHCPHMSHPEETIACIKNFLEQ from the coding sequence ATGTGGCATTTTATAACCCCTTCTTTTACGGACAACTATAAAATAATTCTATTTGATTATGTAGGCTCTGGACATTCAGATTTAAGTGCGTATAACATTCAAAAATATGATTCTTTATATGGTTATGCGCAGGATGTAATAGATATTTGTCATGAATTAAACCTTCATAATGTTGTGTTTGTTGGGCATTCTGTTAGTTCAATCATTGGTACATTAGCCTCTTTGCAATCTCCAGATATCTTTGAACGATTAATCTTTGTGTCACCATCGCCACGGTATATTAATGATATGAATTATAACGGTGGTTTTTCAAAAGAAGATTTAGAGGGGCTGCTAGAAGTCATGTCTAATAATTATACAGGTTGGGCTAACCTGTTGGCACCTATGGTAATGCAAAATTCAGAAAGACCTAGTTTAACCAAAGAACTTGAAAATAGTTTTTGTACTTCAGATCCATTCATTACAAGGCAGTTCGCTAAGGTTACTTTTTTCTCAGACAATCGTGAGGATTTAAAAAAAATAAAGATACCTACGTTAATTCTTCAATGTACGGATGATGCTATTGCTCCTAGCAATGTGGGTGCATATATACATCAACAAATTACAGGGAGTACATTAGTAAAAATGAATGCTAAAGGTCATTGTCCACATATGAGTCATCCGGAAGAAACAATTGCTTGCATTAAAAATTTTTTAGAACAGTAA
- a CDS encoding ATP-binding protein has protein sequence MSINLENQEEFYHTSPGFNFTLSESGDVLFINQKFRECLDYDLAEPLKINDILTPGSVIFFQVHLQPMLDLQHKADEVFLSFKTKTGNTVPVLLNAIRLLEGETSKIHFTGINISQRNNYEKEILHARDIAEKALLENSEHIRLKKELEYSQHLIEEQLQKIANYSEQHKQIDKVLSHDLQEPIRKISVFASLIENIDPEIDKNISKILTSSERIRKLLNRMQRLHAIENASLNLSNVNLKDIIEKVKKKLEINDNLLQIKHIDSLIFPADHNQLVNLFSELLDNSLKYKRKETPLVIKVTTDHFMQNTFIETEDKFQYGKYVRVIYSDNGSGFENTYAETVFELFSKLHLDKGLGFGLTLVKRIMSLHRGTVTLKSIENEGTTLTMLFPLEA, from the coding sequence ATGAGTATTAATTTGGAAAATCAAGAAGAGTTTTATCATACTTCCCCTGGATTTAATTTCACGTTATCAGAATCTGGTGATGTGCTGTTTATCAATCAAAAATTCAGAGAATGTCTAGACTATGATCTAGCGGAGCCTTTGAAAATTAACGATATACTTACCCCAGGAAGTGTCATTTTTTTTCAAGTTCATCTTCAGCCAATGTTAGATTTGCAACATAAGGCAGATGAAGTTTTCTTGTCCTTTAAAACTAAAACAGGGAATACGGTACCGGTACTTTTAAATGCTATTCGGCTATTAGAAGGAGAAACCTCTAAGATTCATTTTACAGGTATTAATATTTCCCAACGCAACAACTATGAAAAAGAAATACTTCATGCTCGAGATATTGCAGAAAAAGCACTTTTAGAAAATTCAGAGCATATTCGTTTAAAAAAAGAACTAGAGTACAGTCAGCATCTAATAGAAGAACAGCTGCAGAAAATTGCTAACTATTCAGAGCAGCATAAACAAATAGATAAAGTACTTTCTCATGACCTTCAAGAACCCATTAGAAAAATAAGTGTTTTTGCAAGCCTTATAGAAAATATAGATCCTGAAATAGACAAAAATATTTCAAAAATTCTCACATCATCAGAACGTATACGTAAACTTTTGAACCGTATGCAGCGCTTGCACGCTATTGAAAATGCAAGTTTAAACCTTAGCAATGTTAATCTAAAAGACATTATTGAAAAAGTAAAAAAGAAGCTTGAAATTAATGATAACTTACTGCAAATTAAACATATAGATTCTCTTATATTTCCTGCAGATCATAATCAATTGGTTAATTTGTTTTCAGAACTGTTAGATAACTCCTTAAAGTATAAAAGAAAAGAAACCCCTTTAGTTATAAAGGTTACTACGGATCATTTTATGCAAAATACATTTATTGAGACAGAGGATAAATTTCAATATGGAAAATATGTACGTGTTATATACTCTGATAATGGTTCTGGTTTTGAAAATACATATGCGGAAACTGTTTTTGAGTTGTTTTCAAAATTACATTTGGATAAGGGCTTAGGGTTTGGCCTTACACTTGTAAAAAGGATTATGAGCTTACACAGAGGCACAGTTACACTAAAATCTATAGAAAATGAAGGAACAACATTAACAATGCTTTTTCCTTTAGAAGCATAA
- a CDS encoding ATP-binding protein — MNDKIHHEKIAFLDEGGQMGKIMRDYPWSNTVLGAAHTWPQSLKSTLSLLLNSQFPMLLYWGPNFYCFYNDAFKISLGSKGKHPRIMGMNGQEAWSEMWNTLGPLLEGVLADGKPTWRENMFLPIDRNGTLEDAYWTFGYSAIKNEANIISGVLTICTETTDNVQALKKLEKSEDDLKFAIDATDLGTWDYNPLTDKLKTNERIKAWFGLDTKEEIELYQATNATLEEDRQRVNDTILEVFDFNSGGKYDISYSIRNKQNGQERYVRALGRAWFNEDKVAYRFNGTLQDITDQQKRLEQLRINESRFRRLVKEIPVGICILSVDNYIINVVNDMALLIWQKSLAESHNKPLFSVLTEIKEGIIPIFEELIATKKPQYGNEYPFILERNGAKETGYFNFIFEPILNKGEVTEIMLVAFEVTVAVKARFELEESERQFKNFVMQSPIPMGILRGKEMNIEMANESLLNVIWRKKRHEVEGISMLEVFPNLITSKYPEIILGVMKTGLPASEKESFVFFKDEKGSWEFYVDYDYIPLRDLDGVVTGIMFTCTDVTDRVEARKKSDLFSKNLEKQVILRTNQLKKANDKLQLTIRSLENRNKELEAFAYVSSHDLQEPLRKIQMFADRVASRELDNLSDRGIQDFNKIISSAERMRTLIEDLLAFSRTSNNEAKFEKVNLKLVLMEVIDTLSDKIKATKTRLEYDALATAYVIPFQIRQIFQNLLENAMKFAKDDTTPIIKIKTLVVSGEHLEHLNLLPESTYSEITFTDNGIGFAPQYGEQIFELFQRLHGKLEYKGTGIGLAIVKKIAENHHGAIIAIGKEGVGAEFKLYLPL, encoded by the coding sequence ATGAATGACAAAATACACCACGAAAAAATAGCTTTCTTAGATGAAGGAGGTCAAATGGGAAAAATCATGCGTGATTATCCTTGGAGTAATACTGTTTTAGGGGCTGCTCATACCTGGCCTCAAAGTTTAAAAAGCACTTTGTCATTGCTCTTAAATTCGCAATTTCCCATGCTATTATATTGGGGACCAAACTTTTATTGTTTTTATAATGATGCCTTTAAAATTAGTTTGGGTAGTAAAGGAAAACATCCTCGAATCATGGGTATGAATGGACAGGAGGCTTGGAGTGAAATGTGGAATACTTTGGGACCTTTATTAGAAGGTGTTCTAGCTGATGGGAAGCCAACTTGGCGTGAAAATATGTTTTTACCTATCGATAGAAACGGAACATTAGAAGATGCTTATTGGACCTTTGGGTATAGTGCTATTAAAAATGAAGCTAATATAATCTCAGGAGTGCTAACCATATGTACGGAAACTACTGATAATGTTCAAGCTCTTAAGAAGTTAGAAAAAAGCGAAGATGATCTTAAATTTGCTATCGATGCTACAGATTTAGGGACATGGGATTATAATCCTCTAACCGATAAATTGAAAACTAATGAACGTATAAAGGCTTGGTTTGGCTTAGATACTAAAGAAGAAATTGAGCTTTACCAAGCTACAAATGCTACCCTAGAAGAAGACCGTCAAAGAGTTAATGATACTATTCTCGAAGTTTTTGACTTTAATTCAGGAGGTAAATATGATATAAGTTATTCTATTAGGAACAAACAAAATGGACAAGAAAGGTATGTTAGAGCGCTAGGGAGAGCATGGTTTAATGAAGACAAAGTGGCGTACCGCTTTAATGGTACTTTACAAGATATTACAGATCAACAAAAAAGGTTAGAGCAATTAAGAATTAATGAAAGTCGTTTTAGGCGTCTCGTAAAAGAAATTCCTGTAGGGATCTGTATTTTAAGTGTAGATAATTACATCATAAACGTTGTGAATGACATGGCTTTACTAATTTGGCAAAAAAGCTTAGCCGAATCCCATAACAAGCCTTTGTTTAGTGTGTTAACTGAGATTAAGGAAGGTATAATTCCGATTTTTGAAGAACTTATAGCAACAAAAAAACCTCAGTATGGTAACGAATATCCGTTTATTCTGGAGCGTAATGGCGCGAAAGAAACTGGATATTTCAATTTTATTTTTGAACCTATACTAAATAAAGGAGAAGTTACGGAAATTATGTTGGTAGCTTTTGAAGTTACCGTTGCGGTTAAGGCTAGATTTGAGTTAGAAGAATCTGAACGTCAATTTAAAAACTTTGTCATGCAATCTCCTATTCCCATGGGAATTTTAAGAGGTAAGGAAATGAATATTGAAATGGCGAATGAAAGTTTATTAAACGTCATTTGGAGAAAAAAACGACATGAAGTTGAAGGGATAAGCATGTTAGAGGTATTCCCTAACCTTATCACTTCTAAATATCCTGAAATAATTCTTGGCGTTATGAAGACGGGACTTCCGGCATCAGAAAAAGAATCTTTTGTCTTTTTTAAAGATGAGAAAGGTTCTTGGGAGTTTTATGTAGATTATGATTACATTCCTCTTAGAGATTTAGATGGTGTTGTGACCGGAATTATGTTCACCTGTACTGATGTTACGGATCGTGTAGAAGCACGTAAAAAGTCGGATCTTTTTTCTAAAAACCTGGAGAAACAAGTTATTCTAAGAACAAACCAATTGAAAAAAGCCAATGATAAACTGCAACTTACTATTCGAAGTTTAGAAAATAGAAATAAAGAATTAGAAGCTTTTGCCTACGTTTCCAGTCACGATTTACAAGAACCATTACGAAAAATCCAAATGTTTGCAGATAGGGTAGCGAGTAGGGAATTGGATAATTTATCAGATAGAGGCATACAAGATTTTAACAAGATAATTAGTTCGGCAGAGCGGATGCGGACCTTAATTGAAGATTTATTAGCCTTTTCGCGTACCTCTAATAATGAAGCTAAATTTGAAAAAGTAAATTTAAAGTTGGTATTAATGGAAGTGATTGATACTCTTTCTGATAAAATTAAAGCAACAAAAACAAGATTAGAGTATGATGCTTTAGCAACGGCTTACGTGATTCCTTTTCAAATTCGACAAATTTTTCAAAACCTATTAGAGAATGCTATGAAATTTGCCAAGGATGATACTACACCAATTATTAAAATTAAAACTTTAGTGGTTTCAGGAGAGCACCTTGAACATCTTAATCTTTTACCAGAAAGCACCTACTCTGAAATTACATTTACAGATAATGGAATAGGATTTGCTCCACAATATGGCGAACAAATTTTTGAACTTTTTCAACGCTTGCACGGAAAATTAGAATATAAAGGCACTGGTATTGGTTTGGCTATAGTAAAAAAGATTGCAGAAAATCATCATGGTGCTATAATTGCCATAGGAAAAGAGGGGGTAGGTGCCGAATTTAAGCTTTATCTACCCTTATGA
- a CDS encoding DUF421 domain-containing protein — protein MLHYTSLKISNAPLLDKLLKIDMQSLLLIVCSAIGIYLAIIVYTRLFGKRSFSKMSSFDFAMTVSVGSMLATTVLTNSVSLTEGALGLIMVYGLQLAAAYLRRYAPFRKAIDNQPTLIMEGSTILKDNLKKVRVTEGDLRSKLREANVVKLSEIKAVIFETTGDIVVLHKNNDDEIDPWLMEDVEK, from the coding sequence ATGCTTCATTATACTTCTTTAAAAATTTCTAATGCACCTTTACTCGATAAGCTATTAAAAATTGATATGCAATCGTTATTGCTCATTGTTTGTTCTGCTATAGGTATTTACTTGGCTATCATTGTATACACTAGATTATTCGGAAAAAGAAGTTTTTCTAAAATGTCTAGTTTTGATTTTGCGATGACGGTATCTGTAGGTTCTATGTTAGCCACAACTGTATTAACCAATTCGGTGAGCTTAACGGAGGGCGCACTAGGTTTGATAATGGTTTATGGGCTTCAATTGGCTGCTGCATATTTGCGTAGGTATGCACCCTTTAGAAAAGCAATAGACAATCAGCCTACATTAATTATGGAAGGCAGCACAATTCTTAAAGATAATCTTAAGAAAGTACGTGTTACTGAGGGAGACTTACGATCAAAATTACGAGAAGCAAATGTGGTTAAACTTTCCGAAATTAAAGCTGTAATTTTTGAAACTACCGGAGATATCGTGGTACTTCATAAAAACAACGATGATGAGATAGACCCTTGGCTAATGGAAGACGTTGAAAAGTAA
- a CDS encoding SemiSWEET family sugar transporter, producing MELEGVIGTLAGICTTSAALPQIVKAWRTKQVNDVSPYMFFVLIMGVLLWTLYGIFLKDLAIIITNGISTCLNGIMLVLIFKYRSTST from the coding sequence ATGGAACTTGAGGGAGTTATAGGCACATTGGCAGGAATATGTACTACTAGTGCCGCTCTGCCTCAAATTGTAAAGGCATGGAGAACAAAACAAGTAAACGATGTTTCTCCTTATATGTTTTTTGTTCTTATCATGGGAGTTTTACTGTGGACACTTTATGGAATTTTTCTTAAAGATTTAGCTATAATAATCACTAACGGTATATCAACATGTTTAAATGGAATTATGCTGGTTCTAATTTTTAAGTATAGGAGTACATCAACTTAA
- a CDS encoding FAD/NAD(P)-binding protein, whose translation MKRSIGIIGSGPTALYVLKNIADNRSLISTVITTIYITEKQAHAGIGMPYSEKYTELCNMSNISSEEIPLLSQSLASWLKEQPEEALKGLEIDTDKISETIVYPRLVLGQYFKNEYEYYKSLLENANIKVVELCNAEVIDIIASETIQEFELVIKDKDSITCNNVIIASGHEWIYEDNTQIGYFASPWPITKVLPEKGTYDNYTVGILGASLSAFDVVSSLSRRHGDFKKQGGKIEYIPDAHTESFTIVMHDFNGWLPHLQYEQKEPMREVYRHVTKNVLQDLLDENGFLGLDTYFNLVCKPALRKALYNDDLIDVVNQLQNDNFGFLDFVAVMTEKHEYPDPFKGMQDELKEAQKAITKEQPIYWKEVIDDLMYTLNFHAELLSAEDHYIFNKEVMPFLLNVIAAMPLESAKIMLALHEKGKLSLKKGAVKILTLNSDDAKETCIEVENEKIAYKKFIVCSGQKSISLKNFPFQSLVQSGKIRAARSKVENIKKMYNLIENESQFNLIKNKKKWYLKLKGIDVSANFQLIDVAGKLVPNAYDLSFTHMSGLRPYSFGLQSCELTSRIVVEDVINSFTGK comes from the coding sequence ATGAAACGAAGCATAGGGATTATAGGTAGTGGCCCAACAGCGCTCTACGTTTTAAAAAATATAGCAGATAATCGATCTTTAATTTCTACGGTAATAACTACTATATATATCACCGAGAAACAAGCTCACGCAGGCATAGGTATGCCATATTCCGAGAAATATACAGAGTTGTGTAATATGTCTAATATCTCCTCTGAAGAGATTCCTCTTTTGAGCCAGTCTTTGGCCTCTTGGTTGAAAGAGCAACCTGAAGAAGCGCTAAAAGGATTAGAAATAGATACGGACAAAATCTCTGAAACCATCGTCTATCCTAGACTTGTCTTAGGGCAGTATTTTAAAAATGAATATGAATACTACAAAAGCCTTTTAGAAAATGCCAATATTAAAGTTGTAGAATTATGCAACGCAGAAGTTATTGATATCATAGCTTCAGAAACGATACAGGAATTTGAGCTAGTTATAAAGGATAAGGACAGTATTACATGTAATAACGTAATTATTGCTTCAGGTCATGAATGGATTTATGAAGATAATACACAAATAGGGTATTTTGCATCACCTTGGCCAATCACAAAAGTGCTCCCTGAAAAAGGAACTTACGATAATTACACAGTAGGTATTTTAGGCGCTTCGTTAAGTGCTTTTGATGTGGTCTCTTCACTATCTAGAAGGCATGGGGATTTTAAAAAACAAGGGGGTAAAATTGAATACATTCCTGATGCACATACTGAAAGCTTTACTATTGTAATGCATGATTTTAATGGTTGGTTGCCACATTTACAATACGAACAAAAGGAGCCTATGCGTGAAGTTTATAGGCACGTTACTAAAAATGTATTACAAGATTTATTAGATGAAAATGGATTTCTAGGTTTAGATACTTATTTTAATTTGGTGTGTAAGCCTGCCTTACGCAAAGCTTTATATAATGATGATTTGATTGATGTTGTAAACCAATTACAAAACGATAATTTTGGATTTCTAGATTTTGTGGCTGTTATGACCGAAAAACATGAATATCCAGATCCTTTTAAAGGAATGCAGGACGAGCTCAAAGAAGCTCAAAAAGCCATAACTAAAGAACAACCAATTTATTGGAAAGAAGTGATTGATGATTTAATGTACACTTTAAATTTTCATGCCGAACTTCTGTCTGCTGAAGATCATTATATTTTTAATAAAGAAGTAATGCCCTTTTTATTAAACGTTATTGCAGCTATGCCTTTAGAGTCTGCTAAGATCATGCTTGCATTACATGAAAAAGGAAAATTAAGCCTGAAAAAAGGGGCTGTTAAAATTTTGACACTAAACTCTGACGACGCAAAAGAAACATGTATTGAGGTTGAAAACGAAAAAATAGCTTATAAAAAATTTATTGTATGCTCTGGCCAAAAATCAATCTCATTAAAGAATTTTCCTTTTCAATCTTTAGTACAGTCTGGTAAAATAAGAGCTGCCAGAAGTAAGGTTGAAAATATTAAAAAAATGTATAATCTAATTGAAAATGAGAGTCAATTTAACCTTATTAAAAATAAAAAAAAATGGTATTTAAAATTAAAAGGTATTGATGTTTCTGCCAATTTTCAACTTATTGATGTTGCAGGAAAATTAGTCCCTAATGCATATGATTTATCATTTACACACATGTCAGGTTTAAGACCGTATTCTTTTGGATTGCAATCTTGTGAATTAACAAGCCGAATTGTTGTAGAAGATGTTATCAATTCATTCACAGGAAAATAA
- a CDS encoding alpha-amylase family glycosyl hydrolase, which produces MAEIKYKEMDMTINKSQGMGAVLKDGETTFRVWAPNAEKVFVMGSFNDWKRTSMPLALEENGYWAAAFDSVKEGDEYKYIIHTNCKEYERNDPYAFEVTSSIGNSIVRTLNFDWGDDNFKMAHWNELVIYELHVGTFNRKDPNEVANFDSVIEKLPYLQKLGINCIELLPVAEFAGGISWGYNPAHPFAIEQDYGGPDAFARLVKAAHEKGIAVIIDVVYNHLGPSDVDLWQFDGWGENDKGGIYFYNDHRSATPWGDTRPDYGRPEVRQYLRDNALMWIEKYKCDGLRMDATSYIRYEGGGLGYDTEIEEGNILMRDINAELQEKYPHILTIAEDLKGENKVTDAIEHNGLGYGSQWDMNFVHPVREVLEDPYDTSRDLQKIVDALEFKYSTDVFTRIVYTESHDEVANGKARVPEEIQPGDAESTFAKKRAILGLALTLTAPGIPMLFQGQEFIEDEYFQDTEGLDWEKFEKHQGIQKLVRDLILLRTGKQDKTAGLRDQEIQIVHFNNDTKILAYIRKDREHKEPVLVLLNFSTVDYQDYGIGLEGNVDWKLRFNSSWNGYDSDFSDLEIKGINHSEEETDGQDWTGKLTIPGYCCQIYTL; this is translated from the coding sequence ATGGCTGAAATAAAATATAAAGAGATGGATATGACCATCAACAAATCTCAAGGAATGGGAGCTGTTTTAAAAGATGGTGAAACAACATTTAGAGTCTGGGCTCCAAATGCTGAAAAAGTTTTTGTAATGGGTTCTTTTAATGATTGGAAGCGTACTAGCATGCCGCTCGCTTTAGAAGAAAATGGGTATTGGGCAGCGGCCTTTGATTCGGTCAAAGAAGGTGACGAGTATAAATACATTATCCATACTAATTGTAAAGAATATGAACGTAATGATCCGTACGCTTTTGAAGTTACTAGTAGCATAGGAAACTCTATTGTAAGAACATTGAATTTTGATTGGGGTGATGATAATTTTAAGATGGCCCATTGGAATGAATTAGTTATTTATGAATTGCATGTAGGTACATTCAATAGAAAAGATCCTAATGAAGTGGCTAATTTTGATAGTGTGATAGAAAAACTTCCTTATTTACAAAAATTAGGTATAAACTGTATTGAGTTACTCCCAGTTGCCGAATTTGCAGGAGGTATTTCATGGGGCTACAATCCTGCTCATCCGTTTGCTATAGAACAAGATTACGGAGGACCTGATGCTTTTGCTAGATTGGTAAAAGCTGCGCATGAGAAAGGAATTGCGGTAATTATAGATGTGGTATATAATCATTTAGGACCTTCCGATGTAGACTTATGGCAATTTGACGGTTGGGGAGAAAATGATAAAGGCGGTATCTATTTTTATAATGACCATAGAAGCGCTACACCATGGGGAGATACTAGACCCGATTATGGCAGACCAGAAGTACGGCAATACCTTCGAGACAATGCGCTAATGTGGATAGAAAAATATAAATGTGATGGTTTACGAATGGACGCTACCTCCTATATACGCTATGAGGGCGGCGGACTAGGTTATGATACCGAAATTGAGGAAGGCAACATTTTAATGCGTGATATAAACGCGGAATTACAAGAGAAATATCCTCACATACTCACCATTGCAGAAGACTTAAAAGGAGAGAATAAAGTTACGGATGCCATTGAACATAATGGCCTAGGCTATGGTAGCCAATGGGATATGAATTTTGTACACCCCGTAAGAGAAGTGCTAGAAGATCCTTATGATACTTCTAGAGATTTGCAAAAAATTGTAGATGCTTTAGAATTTAAATACAGTACAGATGTTTTTACTAGAATTGTATATACAGAATCTCATGATGAGGTGGCTAATGGTAAAGCAAGAGTTCCGGAAGAAATACAGCCTGGTGATGCAGAGAGCACCTTTGCAAAAAAACGAGCTATTCTAGGTTTAGCACTAACTTTAACTGCTCCAGGAATACCCATGCTGTTTCAAGGCCAAGAATTTATAGAAGATGAATATTTTCAAGATACCGAAGGTTTAGATTGGGAGAAGTTTGAAAAACATCAAGGTATTCAAAAATTAGTTCGAGACTTAATTCTCTTAAGAACAGGAAAACAAGATAAAACCGCAGGCCTAAGAGATCAAGAAATTCAAATAGTACATTTTAATAATGACACCAAAATACTGGCGTACATTAGAAAAGATAGAGAACATAAAGAACCTGTTCTTGTACTCTTAAATTTTAGTACTGTAGATTACCAAGACTATGGAATAGGATTGGAAGGTAATGTTGATTGGAAACTACGTTTTAATAGCTCTTGGAATGGTTATGATTCTGATTTTTCTGATTTAGAAATTAAAGGTATTAATCATTCTGAGGAAGAAACAGATGGACAAGATTGGACCGGAAAATTGACAATTCCTGGGTATTGTTGCCAAATATATACCTTATAA